GAAAGCCATGAAAAAGGATCAATGAGGATACAATGATAAACACTGACACGCCAATTTTATTAGTAAAGTAAGAACTAAGGTAATTTCCTCACAAACAACAGAAACCACAATTGCAACAGAGTGAACAACACTAACTTGGGATCTGATTATTTCACAGTTCTGTTGGTGAGATTGCCcaatatagatatattttttttttcattgcaaCACAGGCTGGGTTAAATCGGCGATACCTATATTTCTGACTGGATAGGGTCATTTTGCGTATCAAACATTTTTCCAGAATTTTGGGGTTTTAGATGAGTTTGGCATTTCAAGCCAAGAAGGATAAGagtgaaagagagaaggaagaaactTGTGACAGTGCAAGCCACGAGACTACACAGGCTCCCAAGGATTTCGGAGCTTGGATTCAGCGTCagaatcaattttttataattagaacAGAAATTTCTCTTGAATAGAATGCCAAAGATCTAATTAAGGGGATTCCTAAACTATTGAAATCATAGTTAACTTCAATGTTTTAGGGTTATATAAAATGAGGCAACTAGCCTACTCtcataattaaatcatttactTCTTTCTGTAATTCAGAATTAACACAAAATGTTTTAGCGTTCGAACACAACATTTAGCCATGGAAAGTTGACTTCAGCAAAGAAGATTAACACAACTCCATGCATGCCTTTTCATTAATGGAACAATATGAAACGAGTGGAATGGAttggaaagaaaaggaaaaggattaCAATAAGCTACCTTATTCCTTTTGCATCTTACTAAGTATTTCGGAAATTTAATCTCATGTAATCTATTGAAATATTTCATGTGGAAGAGTGTATAAAGCTCAGCTTGAAAGCTGAATCAGACTGAGCCACAGATGTGTTTTGAAGGATATAGATGATGCATCCAAACGATACGTTCTAGACAATATGTATCAGTCTATGCGTATCATACACAACCccagaaaaaaacaaaaatgtatgaCATAATGACCTTGAATATTTTAGAATTGTAACATTTACGTAGTGGTACAATGAGAGCAAATATAGGCATTGTTATGAAGCTCCACATTGGGTATAGGAGAAAAGTAACCATGGCTAAGCAAACAGATATCAATCATTACCCCTCAGTTGACAGCCTTTATTGAACAAACAACCCTTTACCAAAAACCACAAACAATCCCAAAGTTGTCATACATTTAATGccaaagataaaattaaaatagacaaTCTCTTTAGTCTAACATAATCTATAAACTTCAAAATTTGTGTGAGAAAACTTCGTTGTCATCTGTGGCTGCTTAATGAAGCACGTGTCGTTGGTAGTGGTTACTAGGCTACCATATTACAGATAACAGTTAATCTGTTATCACCTAGTAGAGTACAAAAAGCTCCCAATAGATTGTACAGAATCAGTGTCATTGATTGATTGGCTAATGACACAAACACAATCATTTCCTGAAAGGAACCCGAATGTGGAGAAGAGGAGCTGATCCTGATGGATATGTGGCTAATTTTGTGGAAACAGAGCAAATTATGAAGATCAATGGGTATACAGGATCAATTGTTCAGGTAACGCTTTGTACTATCATAATGCAATGCAATATAATGGTtttctagatttttttaatttatgattctATTTCAAATCATTAGGATCTATAGCTATTTTGAAATAGCTCTTTCATTAACATTAGctcaattattaaattgaacTTTTCTCACCAATTGTTACTTTACCTTGTATTAGATAAgaaaattaccattttttaaGTCCTATACCGTATGTTTAGAAAATTATTCATTTCCTTAGTTTTTTGGTCGAACTGCATTCCCTGTATGAATTAGTTCTTGATGTTTCATTTCAAGGTATTGATAGTAAACTACATCAGAAGTTAGCTTTTCTCTCCAGTGGCAAATAAACAATTGTTATCTGAAAAAAGCAAATTAATtgtcaaattttgaaaagtaagCTATGGTAGCTGcagaaaatcataataatatgcTTGGTAGCGAGTCATAATCCATGGTGAAATTTTGACTTGCTAAAATGACCTGCTATCATGCTTTTCATTTGCGTAAGTatctaatttgtttataatttgcAGGTTCGTGGTTCAATTCCACTGCCTTGGCAGCAAATTGTTGACTTAACATATAAACCGAAGTATGAATTACTGAACCATGAGGAAGCTGTAAGTAGTTATTTTACCGCTTTATTTCTTGAAGTTTTCATCTAATAAACTAAATGTATTTGACTATTGTTTCATTGTTTATTATGCAGCCCCGAGTTTTGGAGAGGCATTTCttagatttaagaaaaaagtatGGGTCTGTGTTAGCTATTGACCTAGTTAACGAGGTGAATATTATTCCATTCCAAAACACTTAAAAGACTTATCTGATGAATGTCACAGATGATTCTCAGGTCTATAATTGGATGCTGAACCCTAAAAGTAACTATAGAAATTGCATACTGTCAAGAATATGGTACCGACCAAATACTATCATTCTATAATGTATAATGCTGTGCATGTCCTAAGAATATCGTGTTAATAAGGATGGATTTATGTATCACCATGCATCTATTTGAGTGTATTTTCTTCTCTACGTGGTTTCTTAATAGCACGGAGGAGAAGGTCGGCTATGCGAAAAATATGGAAAGACAATGCAACATGTATCTGGTAACGATGTCAGGTAGGAGTCTCTTtcacttatatataaatatacacacacagagacacatatatatatatatctgtctTTGGAATTGGTGcaaaccctttttatttttttgtagaTATCTGCATTTCGATTTCCATCACGTTTGCGGGCACATCCATTTTGATCGTCTTTCAATCCTTTATGATCAAATATCTGATTTTATTGAGAGAAATGggtatgatattttattatttaagtttttaatcatttagatataaaattgtCTCATATTCAATGATTTGATTTGCATTCATTGCATGCTATTGCCCAAGTAGGCCTCAACATATATAGTTTTACTATGCtgcataatttaatttgttgtctaGCTGCAAACTGTCTTTCCTTTCTATGTTtgtaatcaatttatttttactcgGCATTAGTTAAAAGGGTTCCAGAATTTTGATCCCTCGTTACTATTCTGTTTTGAAATTGTAGATACCTTCTATTGAATGAAAAGGGAGAGAAAATGAAGGAGCAACTTGGGGTTGTGAGAACAAATTGTATTGATTGTCTAGATCGTACAAATGTTACTCAGGTCGGTTGGTCTATACGATGCAAGTTTTTTAAACGCTTCATCATTCCTTCTGTATTATCAGTTTAGACTTGCTGCTTAGTATCAAATAAAAAGCTCAGCATTATCCATTTTTACCTATGTGTGCATCTGATGCATCATTTTCCCACTTAATAATGTTCTTACTCATATGCAGAGCATGATAGGCCGAAATATGCTAGAATTCCAGCTCAGAAGAATTGGGATCTTTGGTGCCGAGGAAACCATTAGTTCACATCCAAATCTAGATGACAGCTATAAGATCTGTACGTGTATTGCTAATTTTCAAGTTAGATAAATTTTTCTCTTGTTTAGATTGTCTCATAGGATTTCTAACCTAGTTTCTCTTCTGCTGACTCTATTATCAGTGTGGGCTAATCATGGGGATGATATAAGTACTCAATATACAGGCACTCCTGCTCTCAAAGGAGACTTTGTCCGGTATTTCCCGTCAATTTTTCCATCACTTTCCTTGTTCATCACACGTACAAAAACTTAAACCGAATATATGCATCCATAAAATGTTatgttatgttgaaattattACATTAGGATAGGGATAATTTCAATAATGATGTAacaatttcttataattttcaataatgaCGCTCCcaagtttaaaatttaacctTGTGCCACCCCCTCATTAAGTTTTGTTTGGATTCAGATTTGGGCATCGCACAATGCAGGGGATAGTAAATGATGGTGTGAATGCTCTTATGCGCTATTATTTGAATAACTTCTGTGATGGAACAAAGCAGGTCTCTCTATCTTATCTCATATGTGCATGCTGTCATTACTTATTAACATACGTACGTTGTATGTCTGGTCCTTCGTATGTTTGAATTTGCTCTTACATCCACATTTAGAAATTCAAGTAGAGTTAAAAGTTTcatatttaatagaaataatcaAACAGATGAGTAATCCATAAATCTATactgtttttaagtttttttgttaaaaatagtaTTCTTGTATGATTTTATCAAGGTTCATATATCTCTCCCATGGTAGACAATTCTTATTTTTCACGTAGTTGTGATCATATAATGAAACTTTGTTCATCAGTTATTTATCCTGTTCATgacttgtttttttaatgtaaaggATGCAATTGATCTCTTACAAGGGCATTTCATAGTTTCTGCCAACCGAGAACATAGTCCTTCTCAGAATCAAGGCATTGAAGCTATTGCTGTAAGCTCAATTTCTAGACtatatcttttttgttttagaaaagttatcagaaatttaatgtaataaatgtacaaatttaatttattttattcacatttattttaaaagcaaacaaactcaaaatcattaatatttaatgatttcatAGAACATTAAGTTCCAAAATTATTGAAACTAGTTACTAGCTGAAGCGTATCATATGAACATCAACCACTTGGTCACTGGTTTATAAATGAAGTTGtcattttcctttaaatatatttttcattggtGAAAAGATATTTGATTTCTATATGCTTCATTCATCCTTAGTGATGCTTTAAGTTCATGTTATTCCTTATATTCATTACTTGAtgtgattttcattttaaaatttgaacatCTCTTTGTTTATCATTGCAGTCATTTCCTCTGGCTTTGGGTCTGGTTTTGACTGGCTTTTTTTTCACACTCATGTCGTTGACGCAAGGTGAGTTAAGTGTATACTGTTGAGAAACTTATTTTAATGAAACTAATTGCATATATCTGACACAGCTTTCAAGTGACAATCATTAATTAACTTCTGCAGTCAGATATGATTTTAAGCACTTGTTCTTCTCACTTGTGTGGGCAAGTATTAGTGTTGGTATAGCAGCATTTGTGAAGGCCAATGGTCGCGTTTTCTGCAACAGACCTCGCCTACACAAACCCCGATGTTGACTTCCATACACAGATCACTGTTTGCAATTAACAATCCTCAACTGCAGGAATCTTTGCACTTCAATGTCCCTTGCACACTTCTTATGATATACTTATTCtattattatactaattttGTAGTTATTATAGCTTCCAAAATTGATTCATATCCCATTAAAGTGGTTTATGCTTTTTCGCCAGTTCTTGCTCTGGCTTCCTCTTTGTATATGCATCTTTTATTTCTGTCTTGTATAAGATTAAAGCACCTCAAGTTATCGGaaattcatattcattttattctttttgttcatTCTTTTCAAACTTCTTTGTTTCATTGCTGTATCTTCTGCAGACACTTTGTTAGGAACCgaaaattgacaaaagaaaaacaaaataaaatgaggAAACTCGGTTTTTCAAgatttctttcacaaaagattTCTCCTTTCAAAAGAGTCAATCCTCAATCTACAATCACAAAAAATCTGAATATCTTTTTCCAACTATTTATATCTAACTAATTAATATtctaaatatcataaaaaatccTTATAAGTTGGTATGGGAGAGAATGactattttttccttttcttcttttcaaaacatatttcaaatatttatctCCTATCAGCAAAGGAGGAAAGGTAGTGTTGGAAGTCACTAATTCTGTTAGGTGTCAAATGTTCCAAATGGTGAGGGAATAGGAGGAGCACAAGGAAAAAGATAACCCATTCAGGACTACGCTTGATCTAATAGACTCTCCCCATGCTGCTCGTTTTCAAACTTTAGAATCTGGATTGACCACCCTAAGCACAGTGGGAACTACCTCACAATCATTGAAACCGCCAGTGTCAAATGCTTCTGTTCCACTGTTTTAAATCTGTAATGTTAAACTTGATTTTTGGAACCAACTTCAGGGTTCCAAGTCCTTGTGGGtaattataattcaataaaattaaagttttttaaatggCAGATTTATTACTCTACATGGCGCCTTTTTGCTCTGATGATTACTGGATGCAATTCCAGATGATTTAAAACCAGATTTGGCTATCTTGTTACATACCTATAAGGATGTGTTTGGCATTCCTCAAGGCTTACCTCATAATAGGTCACATGATCATCATATTCCCTTGCTTCCTAATGCCAACCCAGTGCAAGTACAACCTTACAGGTATCTCACAcccaaaaagaacaaaaatgagaaaatggTAATATGTTGCAGGAAGGTCTCATTACCTCTAGGAAATAGTACttgtgaaaaagaaagatggaaCATGGAGATTTTGTGTAGAATATAGAACCTTAATtaagtgttattattattaaggatAGTTTTTGTCATAGTTATTTGTGGAGTAGCACTCCTTCAGTCTCATTCTTGTTTAGTGGCCATCACAATTTTGTCatctttaattttctaaattttaccTTTCATTGGACactaaaagaaacaattatatataatcatttttagCTTAAGAAGAGCTTTTCAGCTAAAGAAAAACTAACAAAACATCTTTCACTctagcttttattttaaactttaacttaaaagcaaaactaaagaaaacaaaacaaattgaatatCAAAGAGTTGAAGCAGCATCTTAGGAACACATTACAGATTATAGCATTCTACCCATGCAATGTACCTCACGAGGATGGAGTTGCATACGGAGGCCAgtaaagatgaaattgaatcTTATAAACAACGGTGATACCCGTAAGATCAACAAGAGAAGACGTAACATGGCCTTGCACAAACAAGAAATCTTCAGTGCCTCCTACGACTGGAAGATTGGAGGATTTGATGCTATCCATGACGCCAACAACAGAAAGGGAGCCCTTGTGGTGCTTCAAACGAAGAGTTAGCTTTGCAATTGAAATGCTTCGAAGGCCGTCAAGACTAGATGTGACTGCAGCTCCTTCTGAGATCCCAACCAGTTTGGAGGATCTGTTGGCTGCAACTGTCAAAGGGTCCTGGAAAGCAACCAAGGTGCCAAAAGGGGTTGTGGTTTGACTCAGTGCTGCTCCTCCTTTTATACCATCCACTATGATATAAGCTGTTTTGTTTATGGTCTCATGTTGAAACAGTGAGAAGTGAAGGGATTTCAGGTGTTGGAGGTGCTCATGGGAGCTTGCAATGGCTTTCCATTGGATTATGGCCAAAACTAAAACACCAAGAACATACTTCTGTGAGGAAGCCATAATATGTTGATTGCTTCTTCTCATCAGAATGGATACAACACTGATATCTCGTTTCATTATATacaagaaaaacatgttttttctttttggcaCAAAACAATATTGATGTCAATAGAATCAATATCCAAGTCGTTTGAGGTTGTCATTTATATTGTATAATATCATTTGATTTTGGCTGCAAGATTATTTAGGTTTCTACAATTAATACACAATCAACGTAGTGGAAGTAAATAGTGCTCTCCATTTAGTCTTCAATCCAATGTTGTGAAAATTCTCTTAatgtatttaatgttttatatgatTACTAGccaacaattaattttcttatcaaATCCTTTTTGGAGTTAATTTTGGTTTCATGTggacttaaaattcacttttttatattacattaatcttttagatatatatctttaattaaagggtttttaatatatttaatcgATGCTGAATGTAAATCGATATGTTACATAAGATATGTATACATTAATgttaaaaaagattatattgatcaaattgaattttaatatttccaaaattaaaagatttaaatacatataattgaatattaaaattgaatttttatatataataaaaaaataataaaatgtgttttgttgTAAACatgacaatattattttaatcctctaaattatagtttattggaaaattttaaaaataatatatatcaacaTCACGTGCATCTAAATTTTGACATATCATAAATTACCTCAAAATAATTGCAACAGGAAATGAtcgaaataaatttttttttaggaaGACTAAAATGATCTTAGTGAAGAGAGTTTGagtattaatttatatgaaatcttagtattaaaataaaattagtcatTATATTAAAAGTGGACATTCTCAATATTTTCagttttatatcattttgtGCACATTTCACACACTATGATTCGTCCAACttagggaaaaaaaaaatccagtcCATAGTAGTCTTTTCATACGTAATCTTAGTTGCTTTTTAGTatctttttctataaattataataaattagttgTTATGCATTAacctgaattttaaaatatgtttttgtctttaaattttaaattatgttaaattttattaacttctcaaatatgttttatattagtaTTTGACTTATACTGGTtgatatgtttttcttttaatattagttaaaatatgttaaaataaattaatataactaaatgaaaagaattatgtttattaattttaaaatttaaaaagtaaaatatatcctagttttaaaaaaattgaattttaattttgtgtaaatttaaaactaaaaatatatttaattctataaatagttATACTCAGTAGTGATGAAATTTTggtgttaataataaaaattatctctTATAGAATACGGatgttatttcttaaaaaagtgGAGTACATATATCATTTCACTAACTCATTGGACatacttattaaataaaaaaaaaaacaaatacacaataaatataaataaaaagttcagTATTAAATATCACCATAAATGACAACTTGGTCATAACtggtaaattaaaataatctcaaatttattgatttttttcctGACATAATATGACCATGAACTGATATTGTTGGTGGTAATTCCTCAGATCCTATTTTATTTGAggataaaataactaataagtTCAATAacacttcatttttattttgaatatgaaAACCAAAAATTATTAGGAACcaaataaaagttttcaactttttagTAGGAAATTTACAattgagatattattattattattattattattattattattattattattatatttaattttcacgACTTGGtggattgaaattattt
This genomic stretch from Vigna radiata var. radiata cultivar VC1973A chromosome 7, Vradiata_ver6, whole genome shotgun sequence harbors:
- the LOC106767999 gene encoding uncharacterized protein LOC106767999, which produces MRRSNQHIMASSQKYVLGVLVLAIIQWKAIASSHEHLQHLKSLHFSLFQHETINKTAYIIVDGIKGGAALSQTTTPFGTLVAFQDPLTVAANRSSKLVGISEGAAVTSSLDGLRSISIAKLTLRLKHHKGSLSVVGVMDSIKSSNLPVVGGTEDFLFVQGHVTSSLVDLTGITVVYKIQFHLYWPPYATPSS
- the LOC106765943 gene encoding phosphoinositide phosphatase SAC7, which gives rise to MSMMMEKAESGQKLYTRMRLWEFPHQYVIEPTDGSSSGSYXSVSXKDGSIKLIDEISESSTVRVPKIFTXYGVAGMLRLLEVSGFSYLPKKTEIDFSGILRVAEKTTGLFFSYNANLTLSTQRLNDLGDESRSLPLWRQAEPRFLWNNYLLEVLIENKLDPYLLPIVQGSFHHFESAIGKDIIEITLIARRCTRRNGTRMWRRGADPDGYVANFVETEQIMKINGYTGSIVQVRGSIPLPWQQIVDLTYKPKYELLNHEEAPRVLERHFLDLRKKYGSVLAIDLVNEHGGEGRLCEKYGKTMQHVSGNDVRYLHFDFHHVCGHIHFDRLSILYDQISDFIERNGYLLLNEKGEKMKEQLGVVRTNCIDCLDRTNVTQSMIGRNMLEFQLRRIGIFGAEETISSHPNLDDSYKILWANHGDDISTQYTGTPALKGDFVRFGHRTMQGIVNDGVNALMRYYLNNFCDGTKQDAIDLLQGHFIVSANREHSPSQNQGIEAIASFPLALGLVLTGFFFTLMSLTQGEYDFKHLFFSLVWASISVGIAAFVKANGRVFCNRPRLHKPRC